A window of the Kosakonia sp. BYX6 genome harbors these coding sequences:
- a CDS encoding aspartate-semialdehyde dehydrogenase — protein sequence MSEGWNIAILGATGAVGEALLETLAERQFPVGELYALASQESAGENLRFAGKTVRVEDAKEFDWVQAQLAFFVAGAQATAEHIEEATNAGCLVIDASGLFALEPDVPLVMPDVNPFVLADYRNRNIVAVPDSLTSQLLAALKPLIDEGGLSRIAVTSMLSVSRNGKQAVDALAGQSAKLLSGVPVDEDDYFGRQLAFNMLPLLPDSEGSVREERVIIDQMRKILQDDGLMVSANCVQSPVFYGHAQMVNFEALRPLAAEEARDAFARFEDIALSEANDFPTQVGDASGQAHLSVGCVRNDYGMPEQIQFWSVADNVRFGGALMSVKIAEKLVQEYLY from the coding sequence ATGTCTGAAGGCTGGAATATTGCCATTCTCGGTGCCACCGGCGCTGTCGGGGAAGCCTTGCTCGAAACGCTGGCAGAACGCCAGTTCCCGGTTGGCGAATTGTACGCGCTGGCGAGCCAAGAAAGCGCGGGTGAAAACCTGCGTTTTGCCGGTAAAACCGTGCGTGTTGAAGACGCTAAAGAATTCGACTGGGTACAGGCGCAACTGGCGTTTTTCGTCGCGGGCGCACAAGCCACGGCCGAGCATATTGAAGAAGCCACCAACGCCGGTTGCCTGGTCATCGATGCCAGCGGTTTGTTTGCACTTGAGCCGGATGTGCCGCTGGTGATGCCGGATGTGAACCCATTCGTGCTGGCCGATTACCGCAACCGTAACATTGTTGCCGTACCGGACAGCCTGACCAGCCAACTGCTGGCCGCGTTGAAACCGCTGATCGACGAAGGTGGTTTGTCGCGCATTGCCGTGACCAGCATGCTCTCTGTTTCCCGCAACGGTAAACAAGCCGTCGATGCGCTGGCAGGGCAAAGCGCCAAGCTGCTCAGCGGTGTCCCGGTTGATGAAGACGACTACTTTGGCCGCCAACTGGCATTCAACATGTTGCCATTGCTGCCAGACAGCGAAGGCAGCGTGCGCGAAGAGCGCGTGATCATCGACCAAATGCGCAAAATCTTGCAGGACGATGGTTTAATGGTTTCTGCGAATTGTGTGCAATCACCGGTGTTTTATGGCCATGCGCAGATGGTGAACTTCGAAGCGCTGCGCCCGCTGGCGGCAGAAGAAGCCCGCGATGCGTTTGCCCGTTTTGAGGATATCGCGCTTTCCGAAGCGAACGATTTCCCAACACAGGTTGGCGATGCGTCTGGTCAGGCGCACCTTTCCGTTGGCTGCGTGCGGAATGATTACGGTATGCCGGAGCAGATTCAGTTCTGGTCGGTTGCCGATAACGTGCGTTTTGGCGGCGCGCTGATGTCAGTGAAAATTGCCGAAAAATTAGTGCAGGAGTATCTGTACTGA
- the truA gene encoding tRNA pseudouridine(38-40) synthase TruA — MQDEAKAPVYKIALGIEYDGSKYYGWQRQQEVRSVQEKLEKALSQVANEPISVFCAGRTDAGVHATGQVVHFETTALRKGAAWTLGVNANLPGDIAVRWVKDVPDDFHARFSATARRYRYVIYNHRLRPAVLGHGVTHYHQPLDAERMHRAAQCLIGENDFTSFRAVQCQSRTPWRNLMHINVSRYGAYIVVDIKANAFVHHMVRNIVGSLMEVGAHNQPESWIAELLAVKDRTLAAATAKAEGLYLVSVDYPSHFDLPSAPMGPLFLAD; from the coding sequence ATGCAGGACGAAGCAAAAGCGCCGGTCTACAAAATTGCGCTTGGCATTGAGTATGACGGCAGCAAATATTATGGCTGGCAGCGCCAGCAAGAAGTGCGCAGCGTGCAGGAAAAGCTGGAAAAAGCGCTCTCGCAGGTCGCCAATGAGCCGATTTCCGTGTTTTGCGCCGGACGTACCGATGCCGGCGTGCATGCGACCGGACAGGTGGTGCATTTTGAAACCACCGCGCTGCGTAAAGGCGCGGCCTGGACATTGGGCGTAAATGCGAATTTACCTGGAGACATCGCGGTTCGTTGGGTCAAAGATGTCCCGGATGATTTTCATGCACGCTTTAGTGCCACGGCTCGCCGTTACCGCTACGTCATTTACAATCATCGGTTACGCCCGGCGGTGCTTGGCCACGGCGTAACGCATTATCATCAACCGCTCGACGCAGAGCGGATGCACCGCGCGGCGCAGTGTCTGATCGGCGAAAACGACTTTACCTCGTTTCGTGCGGTGCAGTGCCAGTCGCGCACCCCATGGCGTAACCTGATGCACATCAACGTCAGCCGCTATGGCGCTTATATTGTGGTCGATATCAAAGCCAATGCCTTTGTACATCATATGGTCAGGAATATTGTCGGCAGCCTGATGGAAGTGGGTGCCCACAACCAGCCGGAGAGCTGGATAGCAGAGTTGCTGGCGGTAAAGGACAGAACGCTGGCGGCAGCAACGGCGAAAGCGGAAGGGCTGTATCTGGTGTCGGTGGATTACCCATCACATTTTGACCTTCCCTCAGCGCCTATGGGCCCGCTGTTCCTGGCGGACTAG
- a CDS encoding DedA family protein, translating into MDLIRFLIDFILHIDVHLAELVAQYGIWVYAILFLILFCETGLVVTPFLPGDSLLFVAGALASLGTNDLNVHMMVVLMLIAAIAGDAVNYTIGRLFGERLFSNPNSKIFRRSYLDKTHQFYEKHGGKTIILARFVPIVRTFAPFVAGMGHMSYRHFALFNVAGAVLWVLLFTYAGYFFGTIPMIQENLKLLIVGIIVVSILPGVFEIIRHRRAASRQAK; encoded by the coding sequence ATGGACTTAATACGCTTCCTTATTGATTTCATCCTGCACATTGACGTTCACCTGGCGGAGCTGGTCGCGCAATACGGCATCTGGGTTTACGCGATCCTGTTTCTCATACTGTTTTGCGAAACCGGGCTGGTCGTCACGCCATTTTTGCCGGGTGATTCTCTGCTGTTTGTCGCGGGTGCGCTGGCCTCGCTCGGCACCAACGATCTGAATGTGCATATGATGGTGGTACTGATGCTGATTGCCGCGATTGCGGGCGATGCGGTGAACTACACCATCGGGCGGTTATTTGGTGAGCGGCTTTTCAGTAATCCCAATTCAAAGATTTTCCGCCGTAGCTATCTCGATAAAACCCATCAGTTTTATGAGAAACACGGGGGTAAAACCATTATCCTGGCGCGTTTTGTGCCGATCGTGCGTACTTTTGCGCCTTTTGTCGCAGGCATGGGGCACATGTCCTATCGCCATTTTGCCCTGTTCAACGTGGCTGGCGCGGTGCTTTGGGTGTTACTGTTTACCTACGCTGGGTACTTCTTTGGCACCATCCCGATGATTCAGGAGAATCTTAAGCTGCTGATTGTCGGAATTATCGTGGTGTCTATACTTCCCGGAGTGTTTGAGATTATTCGCCACCGCCGCGCAGCATCACGGCAGGCAAAATAA
- the accD gene encoding acetyl-CoA carboxylase, carboxyltransferase subunit beta, which produces MSWIERIKSNITPTRKASIPEGVWTKCDSCGQVLYRAELERNLEVCPKCDHHMRMSARNRLHSLLDEGSMVELGSELEPKDVLKFRDSKKYKDRLASAQKETGEKDALVVMKGTLHGMPVVAAAFEFAFMGGSMGSVVGARFVRAVEQALEDNCPMICFSASGGARMQEALMSLMQMAKTSAALAKMQERGLPYISVLTDPTMGGVSASFAMLGDLNIAEPKALIGFAGPRVIEQTVREKLPAGFQRSEFLIEKGAIDMIIRRPELRLKLARILAKLMNLPAPDPEETHVGTVIPAVPDQEGEA; this is translated from the coding sequence ATGAGCTGGATTGAAAGAATTAAGAGCAATATTACCCCCACCCGTAAGGCGAGCATTCCTGAAGGCGTGTGGACAAAATGCGATAGCTGCGGTCAGGTGCTGTATCGCGCCGAACTGGAGCGTAACCTTGAGGTCTGCCCGAAATGTGACCACCACATGCGGATGTCAGCGCGTAATCGCCTGCATAGCCTGTTGGATGAAGGTTCAATGGTGGAACTGGGTAGCGAGCTTGAGCCAAAAGATGTGCTGAAGTTCCGCGACTCCAAAAAATACAAAGACCGTCTGGCGTCAGCCCAGAAAGAGACCGGCGAGAAAGATGCGCTGGTGGTGATGAAAGGCACACTGCACGGCATGCCGGTAGTCGCGGCGGCATTTGAGTTCGCCTTTATGGGCGGTTCAATGGGTTCCGTTGTTGGCGCGCGCTTTGTGCGTGCGGTCGAGCAGGCGCTGGAAGATAACTGCCCAATGATCTGCTTCTCCGCTTCCGGCGGCGCGCGTATGCAAGAAGCGTTGATGTCGCTGATGCAGATGGCGAAAACCTCTGCGGCGCTGGCAAAAATGCAGGAACGCGGTCTGCCGTACATTTCTGTATTGACCGACCCGACCATGGGCGGTGTTTCCGCCAGTTTCGCCATGCTGGGTGATTTGAACATCGCCGAGCCGAAAGCACTGATTGGCTTTGCTGGCCCGCGCGTTATCGAGCAGACGGTGCGTGAAAAACTGCCAGCTGGCTTCCAGCGCAGTGAGTTCCTGATTGAAAAAGGCGCTATCGATATGATCATCCGCCGCCCGGAACTGCGTCTCAAACTGGCGCGTATCCTGGCGAAGCTAATGAATCTGCCGGCGCCGGATCCAGAAGAAACGCATGTTGGCACGGTGATTCCTGCTGTGCCAGATCAGGAAGGCGAAGCCTGA